One Methylomarinovum tepidoasis DNA window includes the following coding sequences:
- the rnhB gene encoding ribonuclease HII: protein MDHRAGVDEVGRGCLAGAVFAAAVILDPARPVAGLTDSKKLTAKRREALAGDIETRALAWCVARAEPSEIDRLNILQASLLAMRRAVAGLALRPAAVQVDGRHAPDLPMPVETVIGGDASVPEIAAASILAKVARDREMQLLDRLVPGYGIAVHKGYPTAAHRQALRNLGPSPWHRRSFRPVKETLRD, encoded by the coding sequence ATGGACCATCGGGCCGGAGTGGACGAAGTCGGGCGCGGCTGTCTGGCAGGGGCGGTGTTCGCCGCTGCCGTGATTCTCGATCCGGCCCGGCCCGTCGCAGGGTTGACCGATTCCAAGAAGCTGACGGCCAAAAGGCGCGAGGCCCTGGCGGGCGATATCGAAACCCGGGCGCTGGCCTGGTGCGTGGCCCGGGCCGAGCCTTCGGAGATCGACCGCCTCAACATCCTCCAGGCCAGCCTGCTGGCGATGCGGCGGGCGGTGGCCGGACTGGCGCTGCGACCGGCCGCGGTCCAGGTGGACGGCCGCCACGCCCCCGATTTGCCCATGCCGGTGGAAACCGTGATCGGCGGGGACGCCAGCGTCCCGGAAATCGCCGCCGCCTCCATTCTGGCCAAGGTAGCCCGCGACCGCGAGATGCAGTTGCTCGACCGTCTGGTGCCCGGTTACGGTATCGCCGTCCACAAGGGCTATCCCACCGCGGCCCATCGCCAGGCGCTGCGGAACCTCGGGCCGTCCCCCTGGCACCGGCGTTCGTTCCGTCCCGTCAAGGAAACGCTGCGTGACTGA
- the fabZ gene encoding 3-hydroxyacyl-ACP dehydratase FabZ, producing MDIHKIMSYLPHRYPFLLVDRVIECEPGKRLVAIKNVSYNEPFFQGHFPGEPIMPGVLIMEALAQATGLLASESAPDILAGKNFIYYLVGLDKARFKRPVVPGDQLQLQVEYLRHKRNIWAFACRAEVDGEFVASAEIMCAAAEAEH from the coding sequence TTGGACATCCACAAGATCATGAGCTACCTGCCCCACCGCTATCCTTTCCTGCTGGTGGACCGGGTCATCGAATGCGAACCGGGCAAACGCCTGGTGGCGATCAAGAACGTTTCCTACAACGAGCCTTTCTTCCAGGGCCATTTCCCGGGCGAGCCGATCATGCCGGGGGTGCTGATCATGGAGGCGCTGGCGCAGGCTACAGGGCTTCTGGCCTCGGAAAGCGCGCCGGACATCCTGGCCGGCAAGAATTTCATCTATTACCTGGTCGGTTTGGACAAGGCTCGCTTCAAACGGCCGGTGGTGCCCGGGGACCAGCTGCAGCTGCAGGTGGAGTATCTGCGCCACAAGCGCAACATCTGGGCTTTCGCCTGCCGCGCCGAAGTGGACGGTGAATTCGTCGCCAGCGCCGAGATCATGTGCGCGGCGGCCGAAGCCGAACACTGA
- a CDS encoding OmpH family outer membrane protein gives MRRIWIGGLTALLLSVSSLAQAAEIKIGFVNVARVLQQAPQAEAAKKRLEKEFAPRDKRLVAMQKELKKLEEKMSRDAAVMSDAERRKLEREILSKQRELKRAQEEFREDFNLRRNEELGKLQRQVFEAIKSLAKEEGYDLLLTDGVVYASDRVDVTDKVQRRLAKMK, from the coding sequence ATGCGACGTATCTGGATCGGCGGCCTGACCGCCCTGTTGCTCAGTGTCAGTTCGTTGGCGCAGGCGGCGGAAATCAAGATCGGCTTCGTCAACGTTGCCCGGGTGCTGCAGCAGGCGCCCCAGGCGGAGGCGGCCAAAAAACGTCTGGAGAAGGAATTCGCCCCGCGCGATAAGCGCTTGGTGGCGATGCAGAAGGAGCTGAAGAAATTGGAGGAAAAGATGTCCCGCGACGCGGCGGTGATGAGCGATGCCGAGCGCCGCAAGCTGGAGCGGGAGATCCTCTCCAAACAGCGGGAGCTCAAGCGCGCCCAGGAGGAATTCCGCGAGGACTTCAATCTGCGCCGCAACGAGGAGCTGGGCAAGCTGCAACGGCAGGTGTTCGAGGCCATCAAATCCCTGGCCAAGGAGGAGGGCTACGATCTCCTGCTGACCGACGGGGTTGTCTACGCCAGCGACCGCGTGGACGTGACCGACAAGGTGCAGCGACGCCTGGCGAAGATGAAATAA
- the bamA gene encoding outer membrane protein assembly factor BamA, whose translation MKRLRTFGWLVWFWAGSLLAWEPFVVEDVRIRGLQRVAAGTVFNYLPVKPGETLDEKKAAAAIRALFKTGFFKDVRLAREGNVLVIEVVERPSIAAIKIVGNQDIKTEDLTKALESVGLAEGRIFNRRLLEKIESELRRQYFSHGKYGVKIKTEVTPITHNRVAILIKIAEGKVAKIKRINIVGNRAFDDDTLLDQFELGTTGWLSFYTKNDQYSKQKLAADLERLRSFYMDRGYLKFEIESTQVAITPDKRDIYITINVREGDVYRLESVRLTGKLIVPPHELTALLKLGPGEVFSRKAATESIDAITKRLGDEGYLFANVNMVPEIDEAKKTVKLTFFVDPGRRVYVRRIHIKGNSRTQDEVVRREMRQMEAALAQSTKIEQSKQRIQRLGYFKEVNVETPQVPGAEDLIDLNFSVTEQPSGNLSAGIGFSQVQGLIFNASVSQTNFLGTGKQVSFEFNNSQVSTIYRVNLYDPYFTLDGIGAGFHVSYRSIDADNANIANYTTNTLAAGLSGGIPMSEWDRLNANMDFSRTELKTSGDTSDEILDFIEQHGETYGVMTLGMTWVHDTRDKAVFPTRGGRHSLSLLGSLPFVDLEYYKIRARGRYFFPWTRDLIFSLHGDFAYGDGYGGTDELPFFEHFFAGGVKSVRGFRQNTLGPRDSNNNPFGGNVKLVGGAELFFPVPFLSEEFSSAFRMGVFFDAGNVFKDSLKPGDLRYSAGISAQWLSPFGPLEVSLAQPLNAKSQDDEQVFQFSFGAGF comes from the coding sequence ATGAAGCGCCTGCGCACATTCGGCTGGCTGGTCTGGTTTTGGGCCGGCAGCCTGCTGGCGTGGGAGCCTTTCGTGGTGGAGGACGTCCGTATCCGGGGCCTGCAGCGGGTCGCGGCCGGCACCGTCTTCAACTACCTGCCGGTCAAGCCGGGCGAGACCCTCGACGAGAAGAAGGCCGCCGCCGCGATCCGGGCCTTGTTCAAGACCGGTTTCTTCAAGGACGTGCGTCTGGCGCGCGAGGGCAACGTGCTGGTGATCGAGGTGGTGGAGCGGCCTTCCATCGCCGCGATCAAGATCGTCGGCAACCAGGACATCAAGACCGAGGATTTGACCAAGGCGCTGGAAAGCGTCGGCCTGGCCGAGGGGCGGATCTTCAACCGCCGCCTGCTGGAAAAGATCGAAAGCGAGCTCCGGCGTCAGTATTTCAGCCACGGCAAGTACGGCGTCAAGATCAAGACCGAGGTGACTCCGATCACCCACAACCGGGTGGCGATCCTGATCAAGATCGCCGAGGGCAAGGTCGCCAAGATCAAGCGCATCAACATCGTCGGCAACCGTGCCTTTGACGACGACACCTTGCTCGACCAATTCGAGCTCGGCACCACCGGCTGGCTGTCCTTCTACACCAAGAACGACCAGTATTCCAAACAGAAGCTGGCCGCCGACCTGGAACGCCTGCGCTCCTTCTACATGGACCGTGGCTATCTCAAGTTCGAGATCGAATCCACCCAGGTGGCCATCACTCCGGACAAGCGCGACATCTATATCACCATCAACGTCAGGGAAGGCGATGTCTACCGCCTCGAATCGGTGCGTCTGACCGGCAAGTTGATCGTCCCGCCCCACGAACTGACCGCACTGCTCAAGCTGGGGCCGGGGGAGGTGTTTTCCCGCAAGGCGGCGACTGAATCCATCGACGCCATCACCAAACGCCTCGGGGACGAGGGCTACCTGTTCGCCAACGTCAACATGGTGCCGGAAATCGACGAGGCCAAAAAGACCGTCAAGCTGACCTTCTTCGTCGACCCCGGTCGTCGGGTCTACGTACGCAGGATCCACATCAAGGGCAATTCCCGCACCCAGGACGAGGTGGTGCGGCGGGAGATGCGCCAGATGGAAGCGGCCCTGGCCCAGTCCACCAAGATCGAACAGTCCAAGCAGCGTATCCAGCGCCTGGGCTACTTCAAGGAGGTCAACGTCGAAACTCCGCAGGTGCCGGGGGCGGAGGATCTGATCGACCTCAATTTCTCAGTGACCGAACAGCCTTCCGGCAACCTCAGCGCCGGCATCGGCTTCTCCCAGGTGCAGGGGCTGATCTTCAACGCCAGCGTGTCCCAGACCAATTTCCTCGGCACCGGCAAGCAGGTCAGCTTCGAATTCAACAACAGTCAGGTGTCGACCATCTATCGGGTCAATCTTTACGACCCCTATTTCACCCTGGATGGCATCGGTGCAGGCTTCCACGTCAGTTACCGCAGTATCGACGCCGACAATGCCAACATCGCCAATTACACCACCAACACCTTGGCGGCGGGTTTGAGCGGCGGCATTCCGATGTCGGAATGGGACCGGCTGAACGCCAACATGGATTTCAGCCGTACGGAACTCAAGACCAGCGGCGACACTTCGGACGAGATCCTCGATTTCATAGAACAGCATGGTGAGACCTATGGCGTCATGACGCTGGGGATGACCTGGGTGCACGATACCCGTGACAAAGCGGTTTTTCCTACCCGTGGCGGTCGTCACTCCTTGTCTCTGCTGGGCTCGCTGCCCTTCGTCGATCTGGAATACTATAAAATCCGTGCCCGGGGGCGGTATTTCTTCCCCTGGACCCGGGATCTGATCTTCTCCCTGCACGGGGATTTCGCCTACGGCGACGGTTACGGCGGCACCGACGAACTGCCTTTCTTCGAACACTTCTTCGCCGGTGGGGTAAAATCGGTGCGCGGCTTCCGCCAGAACACCTTGGGTCCGCGGGATTCCAACAACAATCCCTTCGGCGGCAACGTCAAGCTCGTCGGTGGGGCGGAGCTGTTCTTTCCGGTGCCGTTCCTGAGCGAGGAGTTCAGTTCCGCGTTTCGCATGGGCGTGTTTTTCGATGCCGGTAACGTGTTCAAAGACAGTCTGAAGCCGGGGGACCTGCGTTATTCCGCGGGCATTTCGGCCCAGTGGCTGTCACCCTTCGGCCCTCTGGAGGTGAGCCTGGCCCAGCCTTTGAACGCCAAAAGCCAGGATGACGAGCAGGTGTTCCAGTTCTCTTTCGGAGCCGGATTCTGA
- the phoU gene encoding phosphate signaling complex protein PhoU has translation MAGEQVHQHISKQFEQELESLRHRVLVMGGMVESQVADAVRSLLENDVALAEEVIANDYKVNAMEVEIDEKCTEILARRQPAARDLRLVLAVIKMIADLERIGDEARGIARQALDLGTRQPRKNQLGELEQLARQVRSMLHDALDAFARMDVDLALKVVEEDKVVDQEYETIVRQQITYMMEDARNIPIALDIMWSARSLERIGDRSCNICEYLIYYVKGKDVRHISLEQLEQEVQR, from the coding sequence ATGGCAGGGGAACAGGTGCACCAGCATATCTCCAAGCAGTTCGAGCAGGAATTGGAAAGTCTGCGCCACCGGGTTCTGGTCATGGGGGGTATGGTGGAATCCCAGGTGGCCGACGCGGTCAGGTCTCTGTTGGAGAACGACGTGGCCCTGGCCGAGGAGGTGATCGCCAACGATTACAAGGTCAACGCCATGGAGGTGGAGATCGACGAAAAATGCACCGAGATCCTGGCGCGGCGCCAGCCTGCCGCCCGCGATCTGCGCCTCGTGCTGGCGGTCATCAAGATGATCGCCGATCTTGAACGCATCGGTGACGAGGCTCGCGGCATTGCCCGGCAGGCGCTCGATCTCGGTACCCGCCAGCCGCGCAAGAACCAGCTCGGCGAATTGGAGCAGCTGGCCCGGCAGGTCCGTTCCATGCTGCACGACGCCCTCGACGCTTTCGCCCGCATGGACGTGGATCTGGCGCTGAAGGTGGTGGAGGAAGACAAGGTCGTCGACCAAGAATACGAAACCATCGTCCGCCAACAGATCACCTACATGATGGAGGACGCCCGCAACATCCCCATCGCCCTCGACATCATGTGGTCGGCGCGCTCCCTGGAGCGCATCGGCGATCGCAGTTGCAACATCTGCGAATACCTCATCTACTACGTCAAGGGCAAGGATGTCCGCCACATCAGCCTCGAGCAGCTGGAACAGGAAGTCCAGCGATAA